Proteins found in one Seonamhaeicola sp. S2-3 genomic segment:
- the rpsO gene encoding 30S ribosomal protein S15 produces MYLTKEKKEEIFAKYGKGKNDSGTAEAQIALFTYRINHLTEHLKNNKKDFNTERSLVKLVGKRRALLDYLTKKDILRYRAIVKELGLRK; encoded by the coding sequence ATGTATTTAACAAAAGAAAAGAAAGAAGAGATTTTTGCAAAATACGGTAAAGGAAAAAACGATAGCGGTACTGCAGAAGCTCAAATTGCGTTGTTTACGTACAGAATTAACCACTTAACAGAACACTTAAAAAATAACAAAAAAGATTTTAATACAGAGCGTTCTTTAGTGAAATTAGTAGGAAAGCGTAGAGCACTACTAGATTATTTAACTAAAAAAGATATTTTAAGATATCGTGCCATAGTTAAAGAATTAGGATTAAGAAAATAA
- a CDS encoding HAMP domain-containing sensor histidine kinase has product MKSLFRKEIFPDSYDSLEKIFNNTYNGIAILSLDGDWIRVNNSICQMLGYSKNELYNMDIETIIFRDDLGAHATKYNRLMQGKIDRYRVMQRYFCKDGSIVWFLISVSLITALNGKPTQMIWQFSDITSRKLNQDKLKLMLRVVRDQNERLSSFADIITHNLRSHSGNLSTIKDFLEEEFGWLKDNENFNLLSVAIENLEETVEHLTEVAKIKPIENNQLTSLNLYDYVEKAIYNVMGVAKNTNTSIINEVDEDVNIKGVPAYLDSIILNFLTNGIKYRAEDRPSKIELTTEQDGDFLKLKIADNGLGIDLKKYGDKLFQLYKTFHTNSDSIGLGLFITKNQIESIGGRVAVSSEVGVGSKFTIYFKRA; this is encoded by the coding sequence ATGAAATCACTTTTCCGTAAAGAAATTTTTCCAGACTCTTATGATTCTCTCGAAAAAATTTTTAATAACACTTATAATGGTATTGCCATTTTATCTTTAGATGGCGATTGGATAAGGGTTAATAATAGCATTTGCCAAATGTTGGGGTACTCTAAAAACGAGCTCTATAACATGGATATAGAGACTATTATTTTTAGAGATGATTTGGGAGCGCATGCTACAAAATACAACCGTTTAATGCAGGGTAAAATTGATAGGTACCGGGTTATGCAGCGTTATTTTTGTAAAGATGGGTCTATTGTTTGGTTTTTAATATCGGTGTCTTTAATTACAGCTTTAAATGGTAAGCCAACCCAAATGATATGGCAGTTTTCTGATATTACTAGCCGTAAATTAAATCAAGATAAACTTAAACTCATGCTTAGGGTTGTTAGAGATCAAAACGAAAGATTATCTTCTTTTGCCGATATAATAACGCATAATTTACGTTCGCATTCTGGAAATCTATCAACCATTAAAGATTTTTTAGAAGAGGAGTTTGGTTGGCTAAAAGACAATGAAAATTTTAATTTGTTATCTGTAGCTATAGAAAATTTAGAGGAAACAGTGGAGCACCTTACAGAGGTTGCAAAAATTAAACCAATAGAAAACAACCAGCTAACATCTTTAAATTTATATGATTATGTTGAAAAAGCAATTTATAATGTAATGGGTGTTGCTAAAAATACGAATACAAGTATAATTAATGAAGTAGATGAGGACGTTAATATTAAAGGTGTGCCTGCTTATTTAGATAGTATAATACTCAACTTTTTAACTAATGGAATAAAATACAGAGCAGAGGATAGACCATCTAAAATAGAATTGACAACTGAACAAGACGGTGATTTTTTAAAATTAAAAATAGCCGATAATGGTTTGGGTATTGATTTGAAAAAGTATGGTGATAAGCTTTTTCAATTGTATAAAACTTTTCACACTAATAGTGATTCAATTGGATTGGGATTATTTATTACAAAGAATCAAATAGAATCTATAGGAGGTAGGGTAGCAGTTAGTAGTGAGGTAGGTGTTGGTTCTAAATTTACAATTTATTTTAAAAGAGCATAA
- a CDS encoding glycosyltransferase family 2 protein, giving the protein MLPNYRLTNNKIKNSSNLIVLISTFLLIGLGILFFYVFHADFKEFNEQRQGSTFGYLFMLIALGLFIYKVFFFLFMFYKYFKYKPIETVSNKELPKITVIVPAYNESQQVFDTLMSLNKSDYPKDKIQLISVDDGSKDDTWLWMQKAKTILGDNLELHKQPKNMGKRHALYYGFKNGTGDVFVTVDSDSIVTKNTLKNLVSPFTKDKNCGAVAGNIRVLNNSKELLPKMLDVSFVLSFEFVRSAESTLKSVFCTPGALAAYKKENVLNCLNDWINQTFMGKPSDIGEDRALTNMILKQGKHVLFQRNAVAFTNVPDEYTGLYKMFIRWGRSNVRESIEMSKFIFKNFRKGSKIGSRLLFISHITELIMSFPFLIFMLFFVAVHPLLFLGSTLVTILIYSTFPVIFYAYRYEIKEAFWAYTYSILYTFGLFWVTPYAIVTANRRGWLTRGLAEKK; this is encoded by the coding sequence ATGCTACCAAACTATCGCTTAACAAACAACAAAATCAAAAACTCTTCAAATTTAATTGTTCTTATCAGTACATTTTTACTAATAGGTTTAGGTATTCTATTTTTTTATGTATTTCATGCAGACTTTAAAGAATTTAATGAACAAAGACAGGGCTCAACATTTGGATATTTATTTATGCTAATTGCACTAGGTTTATTTATATACAAAGTATTCTTTTTCTTATTCATGTTTTATAAATATTTTAAGTATAAACCTATTGAAACAGTAAGTAATAAAGAGCTACCAAAAATTACTGTAATTGTTCCTGCTTACAATGAAAGTCAACAGGTTTTTGATACTTTAATGAGCTTAAATAAAAGTGACTACCCTAAAGATAAAATTCAATTAATTTCGGTTGATGATGGCAGTAAAGATGATACTTGGCTATGGATGCAAAAAGCTAAAACTATTTTAGGTGATAATTTAGAGTTACACAAACAACCTAAAAATATGGGTAAGCGGCATGCTCTATATTATGGCTTTAAAAATGGAACAGGCGATGTTTTTGTAACTGTTGACAGTGATTCTATAGTAACCAAAAACACATTAAAAAACTTAGTTAGCCCTTTTACAAAAGATAAAAACTGCGGTGCAGTTGCTGGTAATATTCGTGTACTAAATAACTCAAAAGAGTTATTACCAAAAATGTTAGATGTAAGTTTTGTTTTAAGTTTTGAATTTGTACGCTCTGCAGAAAGCACCTTAAAATCTGTATTTTGTACCCCAGGAGCCTTAGCCGCATACAAAAAAGAAAATGTACTAAATTGCTTAAACGACTGGATTAACCAAACCTTTATGGGAAAACCGTCAGATATTGGCGAAGATCGTGCATTAACCAATATGATTTTAAAACAAGGCAAACATGTATTATTTCAAAGAAACGCTGTAGCTTTTACTAATGTTCCCGATGAATATACTGGACTTTACAAAATGTTTATTAGATGGGGACGAAGTAATGTAAGAGAATCTATAGAAATGTCTAAATTTATCTTTAAAAACTTTAGAAAAGGTAGTAAAATAGGAAGTAGGTTACTATTTATAAGTCATATAACAGAATTAATTATGAGTTTTCCATTTTTAATATTTATGTTATTTTTTGTAGCAGTACATCCATTGTTATTTCTAGGCTCAACATTGGTAACTATTTTAATATATTCTACATTTCCTGTTATATTCTATGCCTACAGATATGAAATAAAAGAAGCTTTTTGGGCCTATACCTATAGCATATTATATACCTTTGGTTTATTCTGGGTTACACCATATGCCATTGTTACTGCAAACCGTAGAGGGTGGTTAACCAGAGGATTAGCCGAAAAAAAATAA
- a CDS encoding IS1182 family transposase: MQGTKIFQEKLFNQFRLSDRVPEENFYRRLRGAIDLNFLYKRTQKFYGSSGQKSIDPVVFFKLCLVGYLENITSDRKLISHCSMRLDILYFLGYDIDEELPWHSTISRTRQLFPEAVFESVFTKIFGLCVSAGMVAGHTQTIDSAPVKANASMDTLELKVPEEDLEGHLREIRNISHRDKQKPLRQSKANKADKDQQTLSASTKELQAIKRRNAKWAKDQDARPGAGAKGSRYTSNKTHYSPTDPDARISVKPGKARKLNYLSQLTVDTANHVISDIRAYHADGKDSQHLPDIVKRVKQRLWKAALVWENCVADTGYSSGENYAFLEAIGLKSFIPAHGTYKGGPDGFTYHEKEDYYTCPQGQIIPFKKVFIEKKNNTKKKEYRGSKPLCLDCPVRTACLGKTAQEKKFTVTYYRSEYERNIARVESNQGRYMKGKRQSTVEPVFGTLTQFMGLRKVNTIGIEQANKCMQLSAIAYNLKKYMKFIEKRTKSGAGAQTLYFSLKNTFYNLINMLLKPFKTPEFLSL, translated from the coding sequence ATGCAAGGCACAAAAATATTTCAAGAAAAGCTATTCAATCAATTTAGGCTAAGCGACCGCGTACCAGAAGAGAATTTCTACCGACGTCTTCGTGGAGCTATCGACCTTAATTTCCTTTACAAAAGGACTCAGAAATTCTATGGATCAAGCGGACAAAAAAGCATCGACCCTGTTGTATTCTTTAAGCTATGTTTGGTTGGTTATTTAGAAAATATAACAAGCGACCGTAAGCTTATATCACATTGTAGCATGCGCTTGGATATCTTGTATTTTTTAGGCTATGATATCGACGAAGAATTACCGTGGCATTCTACTATAAGCCGTACACGCCAACTATTTCCAGAAGCGGTATTTGAATCTGTTTTCACAAAAATATTTGGGCTATGTGTCTCGGCAGGTATGGTTGCCGGCCATACCCAGACCATAGATTCCGCCCCTGTAAAGGCCAATGCTTCTATGGATACTTTAGAACTGAAAGTGCCAGAAGAGGATTTAGAAGGGCATCTTCGGGAAATTCGTAACATCAGCCATCGAGATAAACAGAAGCCCTTAAGGCAATCTAAAGCAAACAAGGCCGATAAAGACCAACAAACCTTATCGGCTTCTACGAAAGAATTACAGGCCATAAAAAGGCGTAATGCCAAATGGGCAAAGGATCAAGATGCACGTCCAGGAGCTGGTGCTAAAGGCAGTCGCTATACCAGTAACAAGACCCATTACAGTCCCACCGATCCGGATGCGCGCATCAGTGTAAAACCGGGAAAGGCAAGAAAACTCAATTACCTTAGTCAACTTACAGTAGATACGGCAAACCATGTGATAAGTGATATAAGAGCGTACCATGCCGATGGCAAAGACAGTCAGCATTTACCAGATATCGTTAAGCGGGTAAAACAACGGCTTTGGAAAGCGGCACTGGTTTGGGAAAATTGTGTGGCCGACACGGGCTATAGCAGCGGCGAGAATTATGCCTTTCTAGAGGCAATAGGCCTAAAAAGTTTTATACCCGCCCACGGCACTTATAAGGGCGGTCCGGATGGATTTACCTATCACGAAAAGGAAGATTATTATACATGTCCTCAAGGCCAAATCATCCCCTTTAAAAAAGTGTTTATAGAAAAAAAGAACAACACCAAGAAGAAGGAATACCGCGGCTCAAAACCGTTGTGTTTGGACTGTCCAGTACGCACTGCATGCCTAGGGAAAACGGCACAGGAAAAGAAGTTTACCGTTACCTATTACCGCTCGGAATATGAGCGTAACATAGCCCGGGTAGAAAGCAACCAAGGGCGTTATATGAAAGGAAAAAGGCAGAGCACCGTAGAACCTGTATTTGGTACGCTCACACAATTTATGGGCCTAAGAAAAGTGAATACCATTGGAATTGAGCAGGCCAATAAATGCATGCAACTTTCTGCCATAGCCTACAACCTTAAAAAATATATGAAATTCATAGAAAAACGTACTAAAAGCGGAGCAGGGGCACAGACGCTTTATTTTAGTCTCAAAAATACCTTTTACAACCTTATAAACATGCTTTTAAAGCCTTTTAAAACACCAGAATTTTTAAGTCTATAA
- the accD gene encoding acetyl-CoA carboxylase, carboxyltransferase subunit beta — MSSWFKRKAKGITTSTEEKKDTPKGLWYKTPTGKIVDTEELEQNFYVSPEDGYHVRIGSKEYFQILFDDNKFKELDPNLESKDPLKFQDTKKYPDRLKAAQEKTKLKDAVRTAVGKSKGKDLVVACMDFSFIGGSMGSVVGEKIARAADYSLKKNIPLMIISKSGGARMMEAALSLMQLAKTSVKLAQLADAKIPYISLCTDPTTGGTTASFAMLGDINISEPGALIGFAGPRVVKDTTGQDLPEGFQTSEFLLEHGFLDFITLRKDLKDKVNQYLDLILNQPLRA, encoded by the coding sequence ATGTCATCTTGGTTTAAAAGAAAAGCAAAAGGAATCACCACATCTACAGAGGAGAAGAAAGACACTCCTAAAGGGCTTTGGTATAAAACCCCAACCGGTAAAATTGTAGATACAGAAGAATTAGAACAAAACTTTTACGTAAGTCCAGAAGACGGATATCACGTTCGTATTGGTAGTAAAGAATATTTTCAAATACTTTTTGATGATAATAAGTTTAAAGAATTAGATCCAAATTTAGAATCTAAAGACCCTTTAAAATTTCAAGACACTAAAAAATACCCAGACCGTTTAAAAGCAGCTCAAGAAAAAACAAAATTAAAAGATGCCGTTAGAACAGCTGTTGGAAAATCTAAAGGAAAAGATTTAGTAGTTGCCTGTATGGATTTTAGCTTTATTGGTGGCTCTATGGGTAGTGTTGTTGGCGAAAAAATTGCTAGAGCAGCAGACTACTCTTTAAAAAAGAACATTCCTTTAATGATAATCTCAAAATCTGGCGGTGCAAGAATGATGGAAGCAGCCTTATCATTAATGCAATTAGCAAAAACATCGGTTAAATTAGCACAACTAGCTGATGCTAAAATACCTTACATTTCATTGTGTACAGATCCAACAACTGGGGGCACAACAGCTTCTTTTGCCATGCTAGGAGATATTAATATTAGTGAACCTGGAGCATTAATTGGATTTGCAGGACCGCGTGTTGTTAAAGACACTACCGGACAAGATTTGCCTGAAGGCTTTCAAACCTCAGAATTTTTACTAGAACATGGTTTTCTAGACTTTATAACTTTACGCAAAGACTTAAAAGATAAAGTAAATCAATATTTAGATTTAATATTAAATCAGCCTTTAAGAGCATAA
- a CDS encoding polyribonucleotide nucleotidyltransferase, protein MIPKTFKEVIDLGDGREISIETGKLAKQAHGSVVVQSGKCMLLCTVVSNYKSADVDFLPLTVDYREKFAAAGRYPGGFFKREARPSDGEVLTMRLVDRVLRPLFPKDYHSETQVMIQLMSHDENVMPDAMAGLAASAAIQLSDFPFECPISEVRVGRVNGEFIINPSFAQLEESDIDMVIGASADSVMMVEGEMDEISEEEMTEAIKFAHEAIKVQCEAQVKLAEAFGKKETREYEPEREDEELAKKIHDMAYDKVYAVAKAGSSKHERSAAFAEIKEEIIASFSEEEIEDFGDLISKYYSKAEKAAVRDLTLNEGLRLDGRKTTEIRPIWCEVDYLPSTHGSSIFTRGETQALATVTLGTSREANQIDMPSYEGEERFYLHYNFPPFSTGEARPIRGTSRREVGHGNLAQRALKGMVPEDCPYTVRVVSEILESNGSSSMATVCAGTMAMMDAGVQLKKPVSGIAMGLITDTESGKYAVLSDILGDEDHLGDMDFKVTGTADGITACQMDIKVKGLSYEILVNALMQAKEGRLHILNKITETISEPNPTVKAHAPKMVTTTLPNDLIGAFIGPGGKVIQELQKETGTTIVINEDPVTEEGVVEILGTDQEGIDKVLASIDSLMFKPEVGSIYEVKVIKMLDFGAVVEYTEAPGNEVLLHVSELAWERTENVSDVVKLGDVFDVKYFGIDPRTRKEKVSRKAILPKPEGWVDRPKRDNNNRGRDNRGRDNRGRDNRNRDNRRNDKKDD, encoded by the coding sequence ATGATTCCAAAAACATTTAAAGAGGTCATAGACCTTGGCGACGGTAGAGAAATTTCTATCGAAACCGGAAAATTAGCAAAACAAGCGCATGGTAGCGTTGTTGTGCAATCAGGAAAATGTATGCTTTTGTGTACTGTTGTTTCCAATTACAAATCTGCCGATGTAGATTTTTTACCACTTACAGTAGATTACCGTGAAAAATTTGCTGCTGCAGGAAGATACCCAGGAGGTTTCTTTAAAAGAGAAGCAAGACCGAGTGATGGTGAGGTACTAACAATGCGTTTAGTAGACCGTGTTTTACGTCCGTTATTCCCAAAAGATTACCATTCTGAAACTCAGGTAATGATTCAATTAATGTCTCATGATGAAAATGTAATGCCAGATGCTATGGCTGGTTTAGCTGCATCTGCTGCAATTCAATTATCAGATTTCCCTTTTGAATGCCCAATTTCTGAAGTAAGAGTTGGTAGAGTTAATGGTGAATTTATAATCAATCCTTCATTTGCTCAATTAGAAGAAAGTGATATTGATATGGTTATTGGTGCTTCTGCCGATTCTGTTATGATGGTAGAAGGTGAAATGGATGAGATTTCTGAAGAAGAAATGACTGAAGCTATTAAGTTTGCGCACGAAGCTATTAAAGTGCAATGTGAAGCACAAGTTAAATTAGCCGAAGCCTTTGGTAAAAAAGAAACTCGTGAGTACGAACCAGAAAGAGAAGACGAAGAATTAGCTAAAAAAATTCACGATATGGCGTACGATAAAGTGTATGCTGTAGCAAAAGCAGGCTCATCTAAACACGAACGTAGTGCTGCATTTGCAGAAATTAAAGAAGAAATTATCGCTTCTTTTTCTGAAGAAGAAATTGAAGATTTTGGCGATTTAATTTCTAAATACTACTCTAAAGCTGAAAAAGCCGCTGTAAGAGATTTAACTTTAAACGAAGGATTACGTTTAGACGGACGTAAAACAACTGAAATAAGACCAATTTGGTGTGAGGTAGATTATTTACCATCAACACACGGTTCTTCTATATTTACACGTGGTGAAACACAAGCATTAGCCACAGTAACTTTAGGAACTTCACGTGAAGCTAACCAAATTGATATGCCTTCTTACGAAGGTGAAGAGCGTTTCTATTTACACTACAACTTCCCTCCTTTTTCAACAGGTGAAGCTAGACCAATTCGAGGAACTTCACGTCGTGAGGTAGGTCATGGTAACTTAGCGCAGCGTGCTTTAAAAGGTATGGTTCCTGAAGATTGTCCATATACAGTTCGTGTAGTTTCAGAGATTTTAGAATCTAACGGTTCTTCATCTATGGCAACCGTTTGTGCCGGTACAATGGCTATGATGGATGCTGGTGTTCAATTAAAAAAACCAGTTTCTGGTATTGCAATGGGATTAATTACCGATACAGAAAGTGGTAAATACGCCGTTTTATCTGATATTTTAGGTGATGAAGATCATTTAGGTGATATGGACTTTAAAGTAACCGGTACTGCAGATGGTATTACCGCTTGCCAAATGGATATTAAAGTGAAAGGTTTAAGTTACGAGATTTTAGTTAATGCTTTAATGCAAGCTAAAGAAGGTCGTTTACATATTTTAAACAAAATAACCGAAACCATTTCAGAACCTAATCCAACTGTTAAAGCACATGCTCCTAAAATGGTGACTACTACTTTACCAAACGATTTAATTGGCGCCTTTATTGGTCCTGGTGGAAAAGTAATTCAAGAACTACAAAAAGAAACAGGAACTACCATTGTTATTAATGAAGACCCTGTTACTGAAGAAGGTGTTGTTGAAATTTTAGGTACAGACCAAGAAGGTATTGATAAAGTATTAGCGTCTATAGATTCTTTAATGTTTAAACCAGAAGTTGGTAGCATTTATGAAGTTAAAGTTATTAAAATGCTTGATTTTGGCGCTGTAGTTGAATATACCGAAGCTCCAGGAAATGAAGTATTACTACACGTAAGTGAATTGGCTTGGGAACGTACAGAAAATGTATCCGATGTAGTTAAATTAGGTGATGTATTTGATGTAAAATACTTTGGCATTGACCCTAGAACTCGTAAAGAAAAAGTTTCTAGAAAAGCTATTTTACCAAAACCAGAAGGTTGGGTAGATAGACCAAAACGAGACAATAATAATCGTGGTAGAGACAACAGAGGTAGGGATAATCGTGGACGTGATAATCGTAATAGAGATAATCGTAGAAACGATAAAAAAGACGACTAA
- a CDS encoding RNA polymerase sigma factor RpoD/SigA has translation MRQLKITKQVTNRETASLDKYLQEIGKVDLITADEEVELAQRIKAGDQVALEKLTKANLRFVVSVAKQYQNQGLTLPDLINEGNLGLIKAAQRFDETRGFKFISYAVWWIRQSILQALAEQSRIVRLPLNKIGSINKINKTFAFLEQSHERPPSAEEIAKELDMTINDVKESMKNSGRHVSMDAPLVEGEDSNLYDVLNSGESPNPDKELLHESLRTEIERALETLTPREADVIRLYFGLGNQHPMTLEEIGETFDLTRERVRQIKEKAIRRLKHTSRSKILKTYLG, from the coding sequence ATGAGACAACTTAAAATTACGAAGCAGGTTACTAATAGAGAAACCGCTTCTTTAGACAAATATTTACAGGAAATTGGTAAAGTAGATTTAATTACAGCCGATGAAGAAGTAGAATTAGCACAACGTATAAAAGCTGGAGATCAAGTAGCTTTAGAAAAGCTTACCAAAGCTAATTTACGTTTTGTAGTATCGGTAGCAAAGCAATACCAAAACCAAGGTTTAACATTACCAGATTTAATTAATGAAGGCAATTTGGGTTTAATTAAAGCGGCTCAACGTTTTGATGAAACTCGTGGTTTTAAATTCATTTCTTATGCTGTATGGTGGATTCGTCAATCTATTCTTCAAGCGCTAGCTGAACAATCTAGAATTGTACGTTTACCATTAAACAAAATTGGTTCTATTAATAAAATTAATAAAACATTTGCCTTCTTAGAGCAAAGTCATGAGCGTCCACCTTCTGCCGAAGAAATTGCGAAAGAATTGGATATGACTATTAATGATGTTAAAGAGTCTATGAAAAACTCTGGTCGTCATGTAAGTATGGATGCTCCATTAGTGGAAGGTGAAGATTCTAACTTATACGATGTATTAAATAGTGGTGAGTCTCCAAACCCAGATAAAGAGTTGTTACATGAATCTTTACGTACAGAAATTGAACGTGCTTTAGAAACCTTAACACCACGTGAAGCCGATGTTATTCGTTTGTACTTTGGATTAGGAAATCAACACCCAATGACACTTGAAGAAATTGGAGAAACTTTTGATTTAACTCGTGAGCGTGTAAGACAAATTAAAGAAAAAGCTATTCGTAGATTAAAACATACGTCTAGAAGTAAAATATTAAAAACTTATTTAGGATAA
- the fbaA gene encoding class II fructose-bisphosphate aldolase — protein sequence MAHNIKPGVATGYEVQEIFKLAKEKGFALPAVNVIGSNTINGVLETAAELNAPVIIQFSNGGAQFNAGKGLSNDGQKAAIHGAIAGAKHVHTLAEAYGVPVILHTDHCAKKLLPWIDGLLDASEKHFAETGKPLFSSHMIDLSEEPIGENIKICKTYLERMSKMGMTLEIELGITGGEEDGVDNTDVDDSKLYTQPEEVAYAYEELSKVSDQFTIAAAFGNVHGVYKPGNVKLTPKILKNSQEYISKKYGVGHNHIDFVFHGGSGSSVEEIREGISYGVIKMNIDTDLQYAFMTGIRDYMSNKSDYLQSQIGNPEGSDVPNKKFYDPRVWVREGEKTFVERLKKAFEDLNNVNTL from the coding sequence ATGGCACACAATATAAAACCAGGAGTTGCTACAGGATATGAGGTACAAGAAATCTTTAAACTAGCAAAAGAAAAAGGATTTGCTTTACCCGCAGTAAATGTAATAGGCTCAAACACCATTAATGGTGTATTAGAAACAGCAGCAGAATTAAATGCGCCTGTAATTATTCAATTTTCAAATGGTGGCGCACAATTTAATGCAGGAAAAGGATTAAGTAATGATGGGCAAAAAGCTGCAATTCATGGGGCTATAGCAGGTGCTAAACATGTACATACTTTAGCTGAAGCTTACGGTGTTCCTGTAATTTTACATACAGACCACTGTGCTAAAAAATTATTACCTTGGATAGATGGTTTATTAGACGCAAGTGAAAAACATTTTGCAGAAACAGGCAAACCACTTTTCAGTTCACACATGATTGACCTTTCTGAAGAACCTATTGGAGAAAATATAAAAATTTGTAAAACATACCTAGAGCGTATGAGCAAAATGGGTATGACTTTAGAAATAGAACTTGGTATTACAGGTGGTGAAGAAGACGGTGTAGACAATACAGATGTAGACGATTCTAAACTATACACCCAACCAGAAGAAGTTGCTTATGCTTATGAAGAATTAAGTAAAGTAAGTGACCAATTTACAATTGCCGCAGCATTTGGTAATGTACACGGTGTTTACAAACCAGGTAATGTAAAATTAACACCAAAAATCTTAAAGAATTCACAAGAATATATATCAAAAAAATATGGTGTAGGTCATAACCACATAGATTTTGTATTCCATGGCGGTTCTGGTTCTTCGGTTGAAGAAATTAGAGAAGGTATTAGCTACGGTGTAATTAAAATGAACATTGATACAGATTTACAGTATGCATTCATGACGGGTATTAGAGATTATATGAGTAACAAATCAGACTACTTACAATCTCAAATTGGAAATCCAGAAGGTAGTGATGTTCCTAACAAAAAATTCTACGACCCACGTGTTTGGGTTCGTGAGGGTGAAAAAACTTTTGTAGAGCGTTTAAAGAAAGCTTTTGAAGATCTTAACAACGTAAACACCCTATAA